The sequence taatacaaaagtaggtaacaagacagtgCTAATCATTATCACAGCAATAGGATTAAGATTCAACCGAACACTCTAGAAAACGGGAAGGATATccctagggggggggggcgaaatcgctgggattggggggggggcgaaaacaccagaggggggcgaaaacgctagcgatctcgccccccgggggggcgagatcccggggggggcgagatccctgtcacaccggtacagaaaattcaggtccaggtccggttcaggtccagaggatcaggtccaggtccggacctgaacctggacctgatgcagtatgactcataccaatggtccatttcactacaaagagatctgtttgggggagtattagacttacgctgacgttttaaaatcctacaacgctaactgcacctgtacgattgactgtaaaacttggaaTGAAATTACTATtaattctactctacttcactcttgttatctTCGTACACCTGCAAgggtcaaaacgtgtgaatgcctgataaaataatctgttaattttctaatcggtccaacatccggtctacctaattttttcaggtccggtttttctagaccggtccaataagaaaaaccggttttgtaccggtacgctgtaccgatacccagccctagtgtaaACCATAGCCatagctagtctccaagcagaccctacggtgccttagaaatagtatcaaagctggcaaggcaccAAGGCACtctggtgcccgtttgactcccttagccggctatctccctttggtcggctatactcctttgccagctttgatactatttctaaggcaccgtagggtctgcttggagactaagccATAGCATAGGCACAGCTGTAAAAGTGCGGTTTTGATAATGGCATATGTCCaggcatcctcctacgcaggggcatccaacagccaaactgccgtTATTGTTCTTAATATTGTTGCAGTTATATCTGCTGTATTGTTGTCTTGTTGGAAGTGCTGTTCGTTTGCAAAAGTGTTCATGTCAAGCTGTAGATGCTATCTTTGATTGTTGTAGGTCTTTCCTTttaaaaattcgtactttcgcTGAAGTCAATATCTTACCTTAGATCTATGGATGATGAAAGGAAATTGTCATTTATTATAAAGCTCTAAAAGTATATAAATTATAGATGATAAAATGATAATTAAGTAAATGACAAAATGGCTAACTCTCATTACCTACCTGTGAAGTTGCCACGACAACATTGTCCCCTCCAATGCTTTTAATATTTCAGCTTTTGACCTGTCTTCACTCTTCTTCGCTCGTGTATGAATTGTCTTTAGAGTTACTTTCTTGAATATGCTCACCGCATCACTTATGTCTATCAtttgttaatttgttttttcCCATTTCGTGTCAGAAACTTTGTAGAGTCtatatagagtccattccaagacaccatgcggatgtttgttgccattgtttagaattgattttaaagttttgtaattatatgtctaggacatttgatacttcagaaatatttttaacactgtttcaactttataaatatttccctggtcctgtaaaactttggaaatattcatggtgtggaattggatacttctaatggtttctaaataatgataacagcattctaccattatttaccattttctaccattttttgtaaatggttcagtgggctgggaagatagcaattcacacatccttgcaaagtatggttgggtgccatgcaacaatggcccaccacaaaggatccaccagtgcccagctgtgaaatctaaaaatatacagatgcaacaatagggcttacttttatgggggcaataaactaattttaccatttggccaggtttaccattttttgtaaatatttgtaaatgtgaaataatcacagagaggtttcacaattattctaaataaagatatttttgtacagttactttcaaaatgtttctaaaatattcaaagaaattcaaataaatgagtaatTTCTTAgtcatttttttgaaaataatttaattattgtggctcatatattcttttattcaaaataattcagactaattataaatatcgcttaaaaaccctcatggtgtcttggaatggactaaTGCcataaaagaaaatgaatacaataatcaagctacatgtataacagatcCCTCGACAACACCGCAGGCATGCCTAAACTGTAATACCGCCATTCGTAAGCGTGGCGTccattatttgtttatttgtatgtccCTTTTTGCTTCATGAATTTTGTGATGCCATAAAGACATAAAGATTATGAGAGGAAAATCACACAAGGTCCCTGGACAacccttgaaccttgaacgtggacatcttcAGAGATGCCTTCACGGGTCGCAATGGATCCTTCTTCTCCACTCAGCATTGTCCTCCATGAGCGAGTAAAGCTCTGCTGTGGTGATGTAACTGATTTGTGTGTCTCTTTTAAGGTTGTTAATGAAAGATGTACGCATTCTGCCccttcttctctttccttctgtTGGCTCCCAGAGGATAAGCTGGTTGGCTGCCGCTACCAGTTCTATGTGTTGGACACAGTGTCGGGCCAGCGCCATCCTCCGTTTCCTGATCTTGTGAGAGAGTCTAGGGAGGTCACCGTACAGTGTGGAGTTCCTCACTCGGTCCTCCCAGGAGACAACCTCTGGACAACATCACAGTCAGGGACTATATTCAAATGGGTACACAGCTACAgatctgtaattttttttttatgtgaacATACAATATGGGATAACAAATACATAAGTTCTTCCCAATTTTCCATTGAACTCATTACAATTACTTATCGCAATGGCTGAGAAGTTCTACCAAATAGACACCATTACTCACTACTACTGCCTAACAATAAAAGACATGCTTAGAAAAGCAATCAGATTCACAGTCTTGCTGTTAGATTTAAAGTAAAACTTGTCATATCTCTATTTGCATTTCCAAAACATAGTCACCGACACTAATGACTCActaattactttttttttacttttttcaatACAAGATTGTTTTATCATGCATCATCATCACCGCATTTCACTATGTACTGAGGCGGACCTTCAAAAATATGATGTCGACATTATTAGTTATGGATATCCAGGctacagaaaaataatttttgtaagGGGAGTATGATATTCTTCTCTTCGATCATTTTGGAAGGAAATTCCCGCTTACAAAACGAACTTTGGGATCAGTTGGTTTTCTTTTTGGTGTTGGTGTTATCCCTCTTGCACATGCAACATGCAAACGAACAACACTTCCAACAAGACAACAAGACAGCAGATATAACTGCCACAATCAGGGCAATAACGTCTAACAGGTAGTACTGGTAGAAGGGGAGTTCGGGTGCCCTCGACCTGAGATGGGGGaggccgccatgtttgatgacgtgttctATCCACCACACTGCCCGCTCCATGGGCGACTGTGGTTGGTCACGAAGATGCGTGGAGATCTGATTGGCTTTCTCCTTGTAGCTgtacaaagaacaacaaagtGTGAGTCCAAGTTGCGCCCACATTACGAACGATGTTCACATGTTCCAATATTTAGTTACTTTCGGTAAGTCATAAATGACAATATTGTCATCGCACTCACACCTACCTAGGATCCGAAATCACGGTACTGATAGCCCGGTAAACCTCCTTTGACGTCACCTTGTGGATGTCCAATGACACCCCCATCCCACGGGCCACCATCCTGGCGATGTTATCGAATTGGTCAAGGAACAGAGGCATGCCGACCAGGGGCACCCCGTGGTACATGGCCTCTGCTACTCCGTTGTATCCACAATGTGATACAAACACCTTTGTCTTCGGATGAGCTATTCGTATGAAAGTTAGATCAATTATTACTGGATGTATGACATGATATACTAAATAACTCATGCATATGATCCGATCGCTAAAAACTATCAAAGATAGGAAAGATATGTTTCTTGTTTGTCCTAAATTCAAACGAATTCATCATTCTCCACTGCTCATTGATGGCATTTACCTAGTAAGTCGTTTTGAGGCACCCACTCCATGGTCTTGGTGTTGGGCCCTAGACTTGGAGGTGGCGTCCCAGCGTAGCGCCACACAACCTTCTGTGGCAGACGGGCAAAAGCAGCGGCCAGCATGTCGGCTATTTCTGCAGGCATAGCTGCTATCATGGAGCCGAACGTCACAAGCACAACACCGTCATCTCCAGAACTCTGCACGAACTTCTCCATCTCCTTTGAAAGTACACCAGTTAggccaatcagagaatataGTCTAAACCATTCATGTTAAGTTGTATCTTTATGACCATGTAAAAGTAGGCTGTGAATCTTGAGTACATGACTGAATACTGCGAAAGAGTGTTTATACCTTTCTGGTATGCGCTTTATGGGCGACCATGAAGAGATACAACAAGGGTCCAAAGCTTACTAACTGTATCCAACAGCTGTGCAACAAGTCCAGTAGTGCAGTTCATGTACAAGGCGCATGTGCAGTAGGAGAATAGTTTAGGACAACTGTTGGTGTACGGCGAGAAATGGGGGAGACTGTGTGCTCAGTTGCAAAGCGCTCCCAGTCAAGGGACAGGTAAGCGGCAATATACTTGTACTTTTCTATTTCACTTTTATGAACTGACCTCACTGAGGGGCTTGACGTCCTCAGCCACGTGACCAGCTATGCTGACCATATTTGGCATCATGGGTTTAGGGAAGTCGAACATGAGATCTGATTGGTAGAGCCACACGTCGGTTCTTGCCAGGCCAGCAGACATGGTAAACTTCTCCCCAATCGTTCTGTTGATGGTGAgaaattgattttttggtgCCGTTTTGCACATTTCTGTACACAGACTCATGCACATTACAAACATAGACCTAACGAGCATTGGTTCAAAAGTACAAATAGAATTGCCTTATCGAAAGTTTTGATGATGGCGCTAAACTAACATCCGGGGGTCGTCCCGAAAAACATGAATGTTAACGAAACTATAAGCATTTATCAAATCTAACAGTATGGATGTTGAATTTCAATGTGAAGACAGTTGGAATTCCGACTTCGACGTCACTTGAAAACAAGTTACTGCTCTATAATTTTGTCATACACGCcaaatatgaatgtgttaacAAATGCACAGACCTTTTGGCAACGTCGTCGAAACCTTTATCGAAAAGCAGCTGTCCAACAATAGAACCTGCGAAGTAAAACCGCACGTTCTTCACTCTCTGTGAGAACGTCATCCGATCTGACAACTCCGATGTAACTGTTGGCACGTAAGCAAGAGGATGGGGAACACCGGTGGCTCGGATGTCTGAAACATGGGATCAAACGACACGTGCATGATTAGTGAATCATTTCCTCATAAATTGATCAATCAAAGAACAATCTGACAggtattctacatgtacaagagatGCCTCTGGAACTTTTGAGCATGGCATGGAGAGACAAGGCAACACATAGGAAAGTCCATCCGAGACCAAGTCTAGCTGATTGTCAAGGAATACAGAACAAAGACGCCAGTACATGTCTTTTGAATAGTAGATGAAAAACATGTGTCAGGTGTAGGTTGATCTGTATTGTACCGTTATGTACAAATATGAACAGACCTTGTCCCAAAGGCAACGACCTCATCGTGCAGACTAGCGGCAGGTCCAAGAACTGCGCCACCAGGGGCCCACATGAGTTACCAGAATACGTCAGGACAACGTCATAGCGGCTGTTCTTCAGTTTTGTCAGTAGCTGATTGTCAACCAGCATCTCTTCACTGAGGTCCACCAAAGCAGAACTCAAAGCTCTGGCAAACGTTAGGAGGTCTAGCGTCCTAGGTGAGGAAAATACCTGCAACGGTCATAAGAAATACATCGTCATATTGTATGGATGTTATTCAGAAGCTTTGAGGAATGAAGCCTGGATATTTGGCACAGATTTGGTGATTGAATATCACTTGATTTATGTAGCAAAATATGTTTTGCATTCGGTACGGTGAATGTATTTGATCTGATGTTGACTTGTTTTACGTAGTCTATTTATTTTGATGCTGATAAATTTATATTTGCGAATTACTTTCAAGAGGTTGTTGGTACATGTCTTCTCTCCAGTCACCCATGCCAGTTTGTTAAAGTTTAACATAGTATAgcatagtacagtacagtatagtatAGTCTGATCTGGTCTGGTATGCTTCTAGtgtcatagtacatgtagtacgtCCGTTCGAAGAATCAAAAGAAGTCAGAAATCTCAGAAATTTATCAGTACCTTTTGAGGCAGAGATTTTGTCAATTCCTTAATCGACGGTGTTTTTTCGGGATCGCCGAATGTTTCGTACTGCAAGGTCGGCCATTTACGCATCAGGTCGCTCTTCTGATTAGCATGGGCCAACACGGTGACGACGTGTCCGCGGGAGGCCAATGCTTCGGCAATCTTTGCCACGTCCATCCAGGGACTGTTGTAGGTTGATGTCACGACGAGGATGTCGGCAGACTGGACATGTTgagacaagatggcggcaacTGCCAGGAACAGGTGGAAACCAGCTGCAGTCGACATGCTTTACAGCATCAGCGGCAGTActagctaccgcgaaaaaagtgcatcatcgcGCAAGTCCGTGCAgaggacatgccaaactacatactcATGCGGCAAAGTTAAGAATAGAGCGAAGTTATCAGGGATACCATGAACAGATGGTCCACGACATGGAGCAGCTGGTCAAAGCACATACAGTGCATGCAGTACATAAATAGAGCGCTACTTAGGTGACACTGCGGAACTTGGGAAAGAGAACGGGCGAGGACCAATAAGCGGCGACTGACGGCGCAAACAAACCCGAGTACGAGATGTAgaacggatcatcatgatttttggcatgctGATAGCTTAgtacaatttgatattgattaTGTGAATttggatctaatttgcataattaagggCGAAATTTTACAAACCCACTCCATGAAGAGGATaagtcaagaaaggaacaacggattttcatgatttttggtatgtagctgccttagacaattttgtacaaagtaaaatactaattatgcaaaataggagtacatttgcataatgaatgagaatattctatcatagcagttttttcagtgaatctcttgttccagacatgatatggtcttgacagttgggtggtagatagcttttagggtcatgacaaagtgggagAAGTTTGAGCCCCTAACATTAAATTTTGGATCTGCatgggcgtttttgtcaagacattccaatgaggataactgcagaaaggaacgacggctTGTCATCattttggcatgcaggtagcttgggcaaggatgttaataatgatatacgtgttatgcaaatgtggatttgatttgcatgattaatgaggaaattgtataatttcgtcatttgcataagattTACACAAACTTTTGATatgtcatggaggtatgaggtcgccgaactctagttgataagagtttgtgtgactttatcaaataacatataaaATAAATTGCAATGAggaacacatttatgtctatagacatcattctacataacaaacctggtttatttggtgaaggtatgtgttcgtggaactctagttatatatacaaatgactgaacacacagagtatggtgtaCCAAACgatatattctttattttttgctctGTTACGCAATCTTTTTTACTTTGGGACTAAATTTagcattctacgacattagtAGCCGTTTTCGATATCTGTTTGTAATCCACGGCATATATCTAAACTTTTTTGTCCTTCACAGTATGATTTAATTCATAGTAACGTTATGGTTGACAAGTTTGGGGCGGCCGAAAGTTGATGCGTGTGCGGATACAtccatttacataatcaaatcaaccttAATCAATTATTAACACCAATAAATGcggaaaacacaaacaaaaagaccAGAAACAATACATACAGTAACAACGTTACCTAACCGTGAAGCATCTACATCTTCCATCCCCGAAAGATTTGAATGAAGAGTGGGTCGCACATGCCGCGCACACGTGAGACATCACCGCACGTGCCTCGCACACGTGATGAGACATCACACAAACGCGGCAAGCGATTTCTGGAAAACGGGAACGGAATCGATAAACGACGAGATTACAATTCCCCGGGGAACTCTCGTGCAACGTTAGCATTACGTCACTACCCACGCCTGCATGCCTCACCCAGACACATCATTCAATCCCGTGACTACGAGATACAACCGAACATCACGTTGAAAAATCAGGTAAAACAGATCGCGGGACCTCCTACAACATCTCTTCGGGACCACCTGTACCTGTCCCCCGAAGCACTGCGGATATTCTACGATAGCACCAGAGAAAAGGGAGGGCAGTGATAGCGGAGCAGTCATGCATCCTATGGATCAAGAGGATTTGTCAGCGGTATTGTGTTTTGCTATCTCTCTGAATATTTGCGTGTCAACAGTTTTACCTGTGTCAGCGTGACATGAGAGGTTTGATATGTATGATGCTGTTCTTTGTTCCTAATCGTTATGCAACGTTTTGTTAGGATCGTACTAGGTTCTGTACTTAAGAGGCCTTTTTTCTAGGGAAAAAGAATCTGTGGAAACTAGAATGTTTAATGTCAGGTAGAAATGGCATGGGAACGAAATATAGATATCAATGTTAAGTATAAAATAATAAGGGCAAACAAGTTATTTTGTCACATGGCAGGGccttgtaccttgtgcgattgatcagcaataaattcattcattcattcatttgatttttgCTGAAAAATATGTCTCAATATCGCTTCAGTAAGACGTTCATAGACTTACTCAACCCCACACTGTTGCTAACCCTTAAAATAATCGGAAGAGGGGGCAATTTGTTGAGATTTATCTTCGAACCATTCCCAATTCTTGACCACCACATCACTCTCATATTGTTACCACTTCATTTTCAACACCATTTCGCTGTTTAATGCCTGTGTATCTAAATCACATGCCCTAAATAGTGGAAATACTAGAAATCATGTGATCTATCCAAAGAAGCCATGATACTGCAGGCTTAGAAGACCAAAGAGGCAGATGTCATAATAACTTAGATCAAACAGTTGGCAATGATATGCTtctataattatatttcagccatacatagtatggtgaaatatattgtattcgtaatgtttctttctttctttctttctttctttctcctgtcaaatcttcaaagtgattcatctccgccgttcctggaccgaatgacctgaaatttggcacaggggtagaatgggccaataccttgatgcttttttctcagttttttcatatctgcctttaaaatgattttagtgagattttttggtcaattttagaccaaaactgtaaattttggcccctgtaccctggtattacaaccaaatgagctgaaatttgacagagatgtgccttaataatgcccccatataagttcgataacacttttggtgtacagtacaacaaaatgcttatttttgcgattttttgaccaattttctaccaaaaaaggacacttttggtccctgtaccctggtattacaaccaaatgagctgaaatttgacagagatgtgccttgataagtccttcatataaattcaataacacttttggtgtacagtacaacaaaatgcttatttttgcgattttttgaccaatttttgaccaaaaaaggacacttttggctcctgtaccttggtattgcaaccgaatgagctgaaatttgacacagatgtgccttgataatcccttcatataaattcaataacacttttggtgtacagtgcaacaaaatgcttttttttgcgatttttggccaatttttgaccaaaaaaggacacttttggctcctgtaccctggtattacaattaaatgacctgaaatttggtatagataggcattagatacttggtaacaagattcaagtaaaatgtttgacataaacaactttaaaatgattaattttggcacttttctgaggggaaatttgttttctttgggccTCCTGACgcgaccttccgtgaccccgcacagagccacacctgtgcgcgtcagccggagagttaattgaatcaaagacctagccaatcagcgaagaggaggccaaaggctaattaatattcataagcggggcctcatgatcctgtatatagcagtgttcccgccagggggagcgaagcccgcctaaggctctcgcattttagactattcagaaggctttagattgtatcagttcttaggggcatatctatgataatcgcagcagtcacttaacttctcttcaggagtttagcgtaacactatttcaggtcaaaccgtcaaaggcaactaaaaacaaactttaacgttactgagttcaacagtacttataacttgttatccgaagttgaaacgctagcgatggtattttcgggtcaaagcttcaaagacaactaaaacctcataaacaacaaacttaacttagctcaacagtatacaaaaatattgtacgggttgccatccttagttgaagcgcttatttatagcgctagtatcttcgctgcgccgttagccgccgtgcgacttttgttgacggtctgatatccctacgtcgccgcctcgctgatgttcccacggacatgtttcaagaaaaatacccagcaaaaacactgttctgcgtcaaattctattctataaaacatgtgggactcagtgttacagtctaaatattttgtataagcaacgctgtaggaaagaaggtccaagcaatgtaaaacatcacgtagcatgaagttcgctgtcaactggcacacagcacatgactgtttgaaactctaagtctaatcaacagccgtgtttgattgatagccggcggtcctttgatgaagtcggcgaaaggtgcgttagttagaaaatctgcgtttagttttgatacgtaattataagttagacagtggcgagaatgattattttctcatcaatatttctctgcagaattatttgaacttaattgtacatctaaacaattggcttacctgtgcaatgtttatatgattaatgatcagtgtactgaaatcatgtgtaacgtatggctcctagtcaatagatcagcattttctctatagtgaccacctgtctatagtggccccatttcctagtgctgttgttgtttgacataaactttgaacatttaaattgtaagtaactttaaactgccagagtttcagcccaataaaacactctcagcgccagggtatgaacagactgaccagacagacgaaaataaaatcctcgaacaaggttcaatcgtatcttccgggtctggcaggaagttgttaaactaaaataagaataggctcgatggctgattgcatataaagtaaaacaatttaacagttttacagcttgaagaaaacaaacgctcctacagtacctgcacctgcttgataattatcaaatcgtttgccctacttgaataaaaaaagttcactgcaataataaatgtacccacatcacaaggagcttatacttttttaaacttacaccaagttatcgtactgaaaattgttaatgacattacatgaagtcattcaacaattttcagtcgtgatgaaaattttctgaatggaatgtgattattgtcattttctgaaaaatagaagcaagctctgtttttacctggaatcaattcacaataccagtccccTTTGGggaataatgtactgttaatatgatgttccatttttgcgcaggggtgattttgaacagtccaatgttgcgtgggaaggggtatggctgaaatatgctgtatttgctcttaagcaaatgtcggcctttctagttcccTTTGATATTGCAACAAGCTCTGCCTTATCATAAAATCTACATATCAAATGTAAAGAACCTTACATGATGAACAAAGCACATCATGTACTACTAGATAATATATTTAGATATGTTGAAATCGCAGAAAATGCAATACATGGAaaacccaggcagcttagctgatattgggtgccatTTCAAAATAACATCCATGTCTGGTATCATTCCCTGATGTATATTCCTGATGTATGTATTATTCTGTGTGTGACTCATACCAGGTCATATCATCTCTAGGGCCTGTAACTGTACGTGCCTGGAATGCGTGGTTCTGAT comes from Branchiostoma floridae strain S238N-H82 chromosome 2, Bfl_VNyyK, whole genome shotgun sequence and encodes:
- the LOC118409707 gene encoding UDP-glucuronosyltransferase 2B33-like → MSTAAGFHLFLAVAAILSQHVQSADILVVTSTYNSPWMDVAKIAEALASRGHVVTVLAHANQKSDLMRKWPTLQYETFGDPEKTPSIKELTKSLPQKVFSSPRTLDLLTFARALSSALVDLSEEMLVDNQLLTKLKNSRYDVVLTYSGNSCGPLVAQFLDLPLVCTMRSLPLGQDIRATGVPHPLAYVPTVTSELSDRMTFSQRVKNVRFYFAGSIVGQLLFDKGFDDVAKRTIGEKFTMSAGLARTDVWLYQSDLMFDFPKPMMPNMVSIAGHVAEDVKPLSEEMEKFVQSSGDDGVVLVTFGSMIAAMPAEIADMLAAAFARLPQKVVWRYAGTPPPSLGPNTKTMEWVPQNDLLAHPKTKVFVSHCGYNGVAEAMYHGVPLVGMPLFLDQFDNIARMVARGMGVSLDIHKVTSKEVYRAISTVISDPSYKEKANQISTHLRDQPQSPMERAVWWIEHVIKHGGLPHLRSRAPELPFYQYYLLDVIALIVAVISAVLLSCWKCCSFACCMCKRDNTNTKKKTN